The following is a genomic window from candidate division KSB1 bacterium.
CCTGTGAAGGTTCCGTTGATATTAATGACATCACCGTTCCCGACTTTGGATCGGCTGATGGCATAGCTGATGCTTGCCCAGGGGAGCAGCGACGATCCGTCGTGTGCCGCGTCATCGGATCCCGTACTGGAATTGACAAAATATACTTTCGGGACGCGTTCGAATGCTCCGATATCGTAACCCAGGGCCTGGGGACGGACGTATCCGCGCTGATCGGTGTTGGGGACACCCTTTTCAGTTCCGGAATCCACAGCCGGACTGTCTCCTGATATGGCATGAGTTTGAGTATCACCGCCGTTATCTGCCAGTGGTCCAAGGACGATATTCTGTGTTGTTTTGATTGCCGGTTCCGGCTGCAGGCATACTGGCATCCCGGCAGATGCTGTAATTGCGGCTGAGGTTGTGCGTTCCGCTGCCGCTTTGCGCATAATTACCGCTGCTGCCGGTGTTATCCAGGATGGTGTTGGTATAAGCAGAACTCACAGTCGCCGATGCAGCCGTTGTTTCTTCATAGATACCGTTACCGCTGCCGCCACAGGTGTTGTTTGCGATTGTGGCATTTGTGATGGTCGCCGCAGCTGTATAGGCTCCTCCGGCGCTGATATGCAGGCCGCCGCCGTTACCTGATGTGGCGGTGTTGGCGGAAATCGTGCAGTTGGTTAAGGTCAGGTTGAGATTATCATCTGATGCGCTGTATACCAGAGCTCCGCCGTCGGATGCGGCTGTATTACCGGATATCGTGGATTTTTTTACCGTTATATCCTGAGCGGAATAGATACCCCCGCCGCTGGCGCCCGAGGTGTTGTTTTTGACGGTGCTGTTGATGACCGACAATACTCCGCTGTTATAGATACCGCCGCCGTAATTAGATGCGCCGGTTGTGATATTGTCTGTGATAATACAGTTTTCAATGGTGAGTGATCCATTGTTGAGCACTGCCCCGCCGCCCGTGGTGCCGCCATTCCCGTAACGCAGGGTCATATCTCTCACAGTTACCGAGTTCCCGGCAGCAATGGTCAGGCAGCGCCGGTCGGAACTGGATGCACTCGATGAATGTCCCTGCATAACAGTCTGATCAGCAGCCTCGCCGCGAATCAAAAGATTTTTTGTAATCTCGACACCTTTGTGGTCTGTAGCTATGCCGTCGGCAGTCAGGGTGCCGCTTAGATTCAGGGTGTCGCCGTCGCTTGCACGAAATTCGGCATAACTGAGTGTGGCAAACGGCTCACTCGAGGAACCGTCGCGTGCACCATCATCCTCTCCTGCTGCGGGATCAATATAAATATTGGAAGCCGTGGCATAAATGGTCACATCAAATTCGTCCGATGCCGTGAGACCGCCTCCGTCTTCCACAGTAACGGTAATAACTGCTTCACCGCTTTGATCGGCAGCCGGGGTGAGGGTAATGGATCTGTCTTCTCCGCTGCCGCCCAGGCTTATATTCGCATCCGGAATCAAGGTTTGGTTGTTTGAGGATGCAGTGACGATCAGTGAATAGGCATCCGTTTGTGTATCAAAGACACTGAAATCCAGCGGACCTATGTCTGAATTTTCCTGCCCTGTCTGATCCGGGATATCACTGATCTCGGGAGGAGAATTCAGGATAAAGTTTGTGTTGTGTACGGCGCTAAGGTCTGACGAAAAGTCCGTTGCACCGGCCTGGAGTGTATCATTCGTCGGTATAAAACAAATCCCCGAGTGATAACCGCCATTGTGTTCACCGTACATTCTTAAGGAATCGATAAAATTGAAATTCACATCGTAGAAATCGGCTCTTAGATGATCCCAGCTGGAGATCACAACTGTATCCCCGATTACATCAATCCCGAGATTGTCATCTTTTTCAGAAAAGCCTAAATTCGAGTCCACCGATAGCGTGTACCAGCTGTTCGGGGTCCACCATTCGCCGGTGCGGAACAGTACAATTTCATAAACACGCCAGTCATCATAGGCGGCGGTGACAAAGGCGTGAATCGAGTCATCGTTGGCCGCAATCACGGCAATATCGATGATACTGTCAATTTCACTGTTGTCCCGCGAGTCATTGCTGCCCACTTCATCATCCATTTCCCAGGCATTGACAATGGTGCCGTCAGGTCTGATTTCGACAATATTGTCATCGGCATAGGATAAATCTCCATTATAATCCGGTAAGAGCAGATTACCGTTTGGCATAACATCGATGCCCGTGCGGTTGTCCAGCTGCCAGGGCCAACCCGGATTAATTTCCGAGAGGCAAAGGGTGTCGATAATCACGCATACCGTATCACCCACATAATCCAGTGAAAAGATGGTCGGGGAGTGACTGCTCGATTGGGTCTCGTGTACAGTCCAGAAAAAATCCCGGGATTCTTCATATTCAATACCGATTGTTCTGAATTCGGGATTATAAAACCAGTATAGCTCATTGGTGCTGTCTTTATTTATCATGTGTGTGCTGAATGATTTTTTAAGAGCGGAGGGTGGATCGGAACTTTTAGAAAAGATGTGGCTTTTATTCTCCTGACTGTTTGCTGTTGAAATCAATAAACAGCATTGAATAAAGCAGACGAAAATTAAAAATGTTGTTACTTTTTTCATGATTCTGCTCCCGTAATCAAAGAACCGAATATTCTAATGTCTAGTTATTGATATCGTAAACTTGAATCCGCGCCTGTGTGACAGATTATCAATCAAAGGTCCATATAAAGAGCATTTTGCAAAAAGGAAGGAGAATTTAAATGCAGATAATTGTCCTTGAAAGAATCTATGAAACAACAGAAATAAATGCAATTACTTTTTTTAACTTTTGTTACTTGAACACAAACCGTAAAAACCGTATATTCAGTACGGTTTATCCTCGATAACCGGCACAGGTGAAAACTGTTTACAGAATTGCGATTTAACGGTATTATTTCAAGGCATCTTTTTGCGATGATATCGACTTTATCCACGCGCAGGATAGATGGAGAATCCATCTCCTGAGGATATGAACAACACTCGCAGGTATCGGGGCCGGGGAAGGCAGACCCCCCACGGTCACCGGCCGGGGGTAGCAAAACGCCCGGAAACGGATATCTCTATGCACGAAATTAACATTTTAAAAGGCTGGTTGCTCTTTTCGTCCCGTGAGCTTGAATCGGACAAAAAGAGAGTGTCGTTGCCCGGATTCGACGTTAAAGATGCATTGCCAACAGACATCCCGTCCACCGTCATGGCGGCGCTGGTGAGAAACAAGGTCTACAGAAACGTGTATTTCAGTGATAATCTGGATCACATTTCAGTCGAACCCTTCAAGGTTTCCTGGTGGTACCGGAAAACGTTTTTTCTCGATGCCATAGATGATTCACACTATTATCGGTTAATTTTCGAGGGACTGAATGATAAAGCAAATATATGGCTCAACGGCGTCTGTATCGCGGATTTCAACGAGGTGCAGGGTTGTTTCCGGATGTTTGAATTTGAGGTCACGGAACATCTGCAACAGGGCGAAAACGCGCTGGCGCTCGAGGTTTTTCCGCCTCAACCGGGTGATTTAAGCATCGGCTTTGTCGACTGGAATCCCTGGCCTCCGGATCAGAATATGGGCATCTGGCGGCCGGTCAAACTGCTGCAATCCGGCGCCGTGTCCCTGAAAAACGGGTTTGTCAAATCGGATCTGGATGTTGAAACCCTGGAAACGGCGGCTTTGACCGTTTCGGCCGAGATCACCAATCATGCGCAAGAGCCCGTGTCCGGTCTGGCTGAAATCAAGATCGAAAACATTGTCTTGAATCAGGAATTTTCCCTGCAGCCGAACGAAACGCGGAAACTTTGTTTTCACCCATCCGACTATGCGGATTTGAATATCAATACCCCCGGATCTGGTGGCCGGTTCATCTGGGTGAACCCGACCTTTACACCATGAATATGCGGGTGATGCAGGCGGAACAACTCTCAGACCAGACATCGGTTCGTTCGCGTTTAAAGCGCAAATGGCCAATTATGAAGCCATGCGTGCCATGTTTGAGGCGTTTCATGTCAATCGATCCAATGCAACGGGAATTATCCAGTGGATGCTGAATTCAGCCATGCCCGGGATGCTCTGGCAGCTGTACGACTGGTATCTGATGCCCAACGGCGCTTTTTACGGGGCGAAAAACGGCTGTCGGCCCCTGAATTTGGTGTACCATTATAAAGATCACAGCATCTATCTGATTAATGATTATTTACAGGCCGTTGAGGACCTGTCGGCCGAAATCCGCATGCTCGCGATGGACGGCAGGGAACTGTTTGCCAAAACCATAGAAATCCGTATCGGAGCAAATCAGTCATACAGACTGTATTCGCTTCCGGTGGTGCAATGCTGTGAGAATATTTATTTTCTGGATTTGCGACTGAAAACGCCTGCAGACAAAACGCCCCTGATCAATTTTTACTGGCTGTCGACAAAACAGGATGTGCTCGATTATGAATCCGGCGAGTGGTTTCTGACCGCCCATTCGTCATTTGCTGATTTTACTGCGATCAACCGGATGGAAAAAGCTGACATTGTAACAAAGCATACATTCATTGAACAGGATGAAAAAGGATAGATCAATCATGAAAACCAGAATCG
Proteins encoded in this region:
- a CDS encoding right-handed parallel beta-helix repeat-containing protein, translating into MINKDSTNELYWFYNPEFRTIGIEYEESRDFFWTVHETQSSSHSPTIFSLDYVGDTVCVIIDTLCLSEINPGWPWQLDNRTGIDVMPNGNLLLPDYNGDLSYADDNIVEIRPDGTIVNAWEMDDEVGSNDSRDNSEIDSIIDIAVIAANDDSIHAFVTAAYDDWRVYEIVLFRTGEWWTPNSWYTLSVDSNLGFSEKDDNLGIDVIGDTVVISSWDHLRADFYDVNFNFIDSLRMYGEHNGGYHSGICFIPTNDTLQAGATDFSSDLSAVHNTNFILNSPPEISDIPDQTGQENSDIGPLDFSVFDTQTDAYSLIVTASSNNQTLIPDANISLGGSGEDRSITLTPAADQSGEAVITVTVEDGGGLTASDEFDVTIYATASNIYIDPAAGEDDGARDGSSSEPFATLSYAEFRASDGDTLNLSGTLTADGIATDHKGVEITKNLLIRGEAADQTVMQGHSSSASSSDRRCLTIAAGNSVTVRDMTLRYGNGGTTGGGAVLNNGSLTIENCIITDNITTGASNYGGGIYNSGVLSVINSTVKNNTSGASGGGIYSAQDITVKKSTISGNTAASDGGALVYSASDDNLNLTLTNCTISANTATSGNGGGLHISAGGAYTAAATITNATIANNTCGGSGNGIYEETTAASATVSSAYTNTILDNTGSSGNYAQSGSGTHNLSRNYSICRDASMPAAGTGNQNNTEYRPWTTGR